A region of the Deltaproteobacteria bacterium genome:
ACCGAAATCGTTTTCATGACCTCCGGCAGCACCGGGGTTCCGGTCCCATGTCGCCAGAAGACGGCCCTGCTTGAGCAGGAAATCATGGCCCAAGCGGACATCCATGCCGGTTGCCGACGCATCGTCGCCCTGGTTCCGCGCCACCACATCTACGGCTTCCTGTTCACCATCCTCCTACCCAAGGTCTTGAACACCCCGGTGCTGGAGTTGGCGCCCGTGCCCGCGGCCATCTCCACGGCGGGACTCGGACCCGGCGACCTTGTCGTGGCCTTTCCTCTGTTCTGGAAGTCCCTGGCCGACCTGGGCCGCCCCCTGCCCGGCGGTCTCCAGGGCGTGACCTCGACCGGCCCCTGCCCGGCCGACAGCATCCACGCCCTGCTGGATCTCGGACTCACGCGCATGACCGAAGTCTATGGTTCGTCCGAAACCGGCGGCCTCGGCTGCCGCCATCGGCCGACCGACGCCTACACCCTGTTTCCTTTCTGGCAACCGGAAATCTCCGCCGACGGCCAGCCCTCCGCCCTGCGGCGTCGCATGCCCGAAGGCGGCACCACCGGCCCGTATCCGCTGCCCGACGTCGTCGAATGGGAGGACACCCGCCACTTCCGGCCGGTCAGAAGAACGGACAAGGCCGTGCAGGTGGCGGGCGTGAATGTCCACCCGGACAAAATCGCGGCCCTGCTGCGAACGCATCCCCTCGTGCGGGACTGCGCGGTCCGCCTCATGCGACCCGAGGAAGGGCAGCGCCTGAAGGCTTTTGTCGTCGGGCGCGACGGGACGGACCCGGCCGCCTTGCGTCGGGAACTGAAAGCCTGGGCCGGGGATCGTTTGTCGGCAGCGGAACTTCCCAGATCCTGGACCCTTGGGCCAGCGCTGCCGGTCAACAGCCTGGGCAAGGCCTCGGATTGGGATGTGGAGTAAGGGAGGGGGAGACGAAACGCCGAATCGACGGGATTTTCGGCGACGCGCAGCGCGGGAGGAGGACGTTCTAGATGCGCCAACACAGCGGATCGGCCGCGAGATAGTCGCCGGTGGCCTGGTATGCCATGCCCCGACAACCGTAACACTCCGATTTCAAATCACAGCTGGCGCATGCGCCCTTGATGGTAGCGCGGATATCACGCAAATCGCGGATGACGGGGCTTGAGCTCAAAATTTCCGCGAGCGGTGCAGTCCGGAGATTGCCCACGGGAAGATTGACGCCAGGGCAGGGATAGATGTCACCCGTGACGCTGACCGTGCAGGAATATTCGTGCCGGTCACAGCAAAACGCGGCCACGGCGGGATGAGGCTCCCAGGTGTACCCGAAATGTTCGGCGTCGATACGACATAACCGCTCAAAGACGCGGCGCAACTCTTGCGGCGTGAGTTCGAGATCCGGATGGCGCCGCGCCCGCCCCTGCAGCGTGAGTATTTCAAAATACGGGGTGATATTCCGCTCACGCAGCCAAGTCCACATCGCGGGGAGTTCGTCGTAATTGTGACGGCACATGACGGTCTGGGCCCCGAGCGGCAAACCGTCAGCCGGATACCCGGCCACCAACAGGGCGTCGAGCCCCCGACGGATTTTCGCGAAGGCGCCTTTCCGCCCGGCCAGGACATCCTGAACCCCCGGGCGCAGACTATTCATTTTGATGACGGGCCGAACGCCAAGCTCCTTGAACTTTCGCGCCAATTCAGGCGTGATGCGCATCCCGTTCGTGAACAGCTCGATCTCAACCTTTTTGGCGCGCAGGTAGGCCAACACGTCGAGGACGCGCGGATAGCACAAAGGCTCCCCGCCCCCCAAAACGACAATTTTACGCGCCCCCAGGGCAACCGCTTGATCGATGGCCGAGATGATTTCCTCATGACTCAGCTCGCCGGCAAGCGCGTCTCCCG
Encoded here:
- a CDS encoding 4-coumarate--CoA ligase, with translation TEIVFMTSGSTGVPVPCRQKTALLEQEIMAQADIHAGCRRIVALVPRHHIYGFLFTILLPKVLNTPVLELAPVPAAISTAGLGPGDLVVAFPLFWKSLADLGRPLPGGLQGVTSTGPCPADSIHALLDLGLTRMTEVYGSSETGGLGCRHRPTDAYTLFPFWQPEISADGQPSALRRRMPEGGTTGPYPLPDVVEWEDTRHFRPVRRTDKAVQVAGVNVHPDKIAALLRTHPLVRDCAVRLMRPEEGQRLKAFVVGRDGTDPAALRRELKAWAGDRLSAAELPRSWTLGPALPVNSLGKASDWDVE
- a CDS encoding radical SAM protein, giving the protein MKKDHPGWGFAFSREDIDTARRNNGLLSMELELSRECNLRCIYCYADSGDALAGELSHEEIISAIDQAVALGARKIVVLGGGEPLCYPRVLDVLAYLRAKKVEIELFTNGMRITPELARKFKELGVRPVIKMNSLRPGVQDVLAGRKGAFAKIRRGLDALLVAGYPADGLPLGAQTVMCRHNYDELPAMWTWLRERNITPYFEILTLQGRARRHPDLELTPQELRRVFERLCRIDAEHFGYTWEPHPAVAAFCCDRHEYSCTVSVTGDIYPCPGVNLPVGNLRTAPLAEILSSSPVIRDLRDIRATIKGACASCDLKSECYGCRGMAYQATGDYLAADPLCWRI